One Streptomyces sp. RPA4-2 genomic window carries:
- a CDS encoding DUF4032 domain-containing protein, protein MALQISATNPEHPALLLELPWHLPLEEWPEHHLVPLPRGISRHVVRYARAGNEVVAVKELAERPALREYEMLRGLDRLAIPAVDPLAVVTGRTDVDGGPLESVLITRHLGGSMPYRSMFETTMRPATMHRLMDALAVLLVRLHLAGFAWGDCSLSNTLFRRDAGAYAAYLVDAETGELHPRLSDGQREYDLDLARVNISGELLDLEAAGALHPSVDPIDFGREICARYRSLWEELTRTSVYPAGKHHYIDRRIRRLNDLGFDVAEMQIAHSSNGDTVTFVPKVVDAGHHQRQLLRLTGLDAEENQARRLLNDLESWMATQDDYAPGDVSASPSPRPGGEYPRAARPEVLAHRWVRDVFRPTVRAVPPELRGSMDPAEIYHELLEHRWYLSEHAQHDIGLDTAVEDYVTTILPKVRESLLPQPEGPAEPA, encoded by the coding sequence ATGGCTTTGCAGATCAGCGCCACCAACCCGGAGCACCCCGCGCTCCTGCTCGAACTGCCCTGGCACCTGCCTCTGGAGGAATGGCCCGAGCACCACCTGGTCCCGCTGCCGCGTGGCATCTCACGGCACGTGGTGCGCTACGCGCGCGCCGGAAACGAGGTGGTGGCGGTCAAGGAGCTCGCGGAGCGGCCCGCCCTGCGCGAGTACGAGATGCTGCGCGGCCTGGACCGGCTCGCCATCCCGGCGGTGGACCCGCTCGCCGTGGTCACCGGGCGCACCGACGTCGACGGCGGGCCGCTGGAGTCCGTCCTCATCACCCGGCACCTGGGCGGCTCGATGCCCTACCGGTCGATGTTCGAGACGACCATGCGGCCCGCGACCATGCACCGGCTGATGGACGCGCTGGCGGTGCTTCTGGTGCGGCTGCATCTGGCCGGGTTCGCCTGGGGCGACTGCTCGCTGTCCAACACGCTCTTCCGCCGCGACGCCGGAGCGTACGCGGCGTATCTGGTGGACGCCGAGACCGGCGAGCTGCACCCCCGGCTGAGCGACGGGCAGCGGGAGTACGACCTCGATCTCGCCCGCGTCAACATCAGCGGCGAGCTGCTGGACCTGGAGGCGGCCGGGGCGCTGCACCCCTCCGTCGACCCGATCGATTTCGGCAGGGAGATCTGCGCGCGTTACCGGAGCCTGTGGGAGGAGCTGACCCGGACCTCCGTGTACCCGGCGGGCAAGCACCACTACATCGACCGCCGCATCCGGCGCCTCAACGACCTCGGCTTCGACGTCGCCGAGATGCAGATCGCGCACTCATCGAACGGGGACACGGTCACCTTCGTCCCCAAGGTCGTCGACGCGGGCCACCACCAGCGCCAGTTGCTGCGGCTGACCGGTCTCGACGCGGAGGAGAACCAGGCACGCCGGCTGCTGAACGACCTGGAGAGCTGGATGGCCACCCAGGACGACTACGCCCCGGGCGACGTTTCCGCGAGCCCGTCGCCGCGTCCGGGCGGTGAGTACCCGCGGGCCGCGCGCCCCGAGGTACTCGCCCACCGCTGGGTGCGCGACGTCTTCCGGCCCACCGTCCGCGCCGTACCGCCGGAACTGCGCGGCTCCATGGACCCCGCGGAGATCTATCACGAGCTGCTCGAACACCGTTGGTACCTGTCCGAGCACGCCCAGCACGACATCGGACTGGACACGGCCGTCGAGGACTACGTCACCACCATCCTCCCCAAGGTCCGGGAGTCCCTGCTGCCCCAGCCGGAGGGCCCCGCCGAGCCCGCGTGA
- a CDS encoding amidohydrolase family protein encodes MPVVDAWMQHPTVRHANHEMFASLRRWTGMELLEEPLPVEVTVAALAAADVEIGLSAAWYGPQGPLVSNDEVADFVARSHGRLRGVAGVDLAKPITAVRELRRAVEELGFVALRIVPWLWQLPPTDRLYYPLYAACVDLGVPFCTQVGHTGPLRPSETGRPIPYIDQVALDFPELTIVCGHIGYPWTTEMIAVADKHAGVYIDTSAYTARRYPPELVAYLRGRGRRKVLFGSNYPMITPSRALEHLAELDLDEETTELFLSGNARRVFRLGDQS; translated from the coding sequence ATGCCGGTCGTCGACGCGTGGATGCAGCACCCCACGGTCCGCCACGCCAACCACGAGATGTTCGCGTCGCTCCGCCGCTGGACGGGCATGGAGCTCCTGGAAGAGCCCCTTCCGGTCGAGGTCACCGTGGCGGCGCTGGCCGCGGCCGATGTCGAGATCGGGCTGTCCGCGGCCTGGTACGGGCCGCAGGGCCCGCTCGTGAGCAACGACGAGGTCGCCGACTTCGTCGCCAGGTCCCACGGACGGCTGCGCGGGGTCGCGGGGGTGGATCTGGCGAAGCCGATCACGGCCGTACGTGAACTGCGCCGGGCCGTCGAGGAGCTGGGCTTCGTGGCCCTGCGGATCGTGCCGTGGCTGTGGCAGCTGCCCCCCACCGACCGGCTCTACTATCCGCTGTACGCGGCCTGCGTCGATCTCGGCGTCCCGTTCTGCACCCAGGTCGGGCACACCGGGCCGCTGCGCCCCTCGGAGACCGGCCGGCCCATCCCCTACATCGACCAGGTCGCGCTGGACTTCCCCGAACTCACCATCGTCTGCGGGCACATCGGCTACCCCTGGACCACCGAGATGATCGCGGTCGCCGACAAGCACGCGGGCGTGTACATCGACACCAGCGCCTACACCGCCCGCCGCTACCCGCCCGAACTGGTCGCCTATCTGCGCGGCCGGGGACGGCGCAAGGTCCTCTTCGGCAGCAACTACCCCATGATCACGCCGAGTCGGGCGCTGGAGCACCTCGCCGAACTGGACCTCGACGAGGAGACCACCGAGCTGTTCCTCTCGGGCAACGCCCGGCGCGTCTTCCGCCTCGGCGATCAGTCGTAG
- a CDS encoding N-formylglutamate amidohydrolase produces MSADPAAADAASADPASFELLPGAITSPVVLHVPHSSRRIPVPVRAGITLDDAALERELDHITDAHTAELAGQASRAAGVTPWRFVNRLSRLVVDPERFPDEREEMRAVGMGAVYTRTTHGAPLRPADADPAELIERCFRPYAEAMTAAVADRLAVTGRAVVIDVHSYPTARLPYELHGGGPRPPVCLGTDAFHTPAGLVERARKAFEGVGTVGIDSPFSGAYVPLRFHGKDPRVTSLMVEIRRDTYMSEPGGPAGPGLGRLAAALGALVDAVSR; encoded by the coding sequence ATTTCCGCGGACCCCGCCGCCGCCGACGCCGCTTCCGCGGATCCCGCCTCCTTCGAGCTGCTGCCCGGCGCCATCACCTCCCCCGTCGTCCTGCACGTCCCGCACTCGTCGCGGCGCATACCGGTGCCGGTGCGCGCGGGCATCACGCTCGACGATGCGGCGCTGGAACGCGAGTTGGACCACATCACGGACGCGCACACCGCGGAGCTCGCCGGGCAGGCGTCGCGGGCGGCCGGTGTCACTCCGTGGCGGTTCGTCAACCGTCTGTCCCGTCTCGTGGTCGATCCCGAGCGCTTTCCCGACGAGCGGGAGGAGATGCGGGCCGTCGGAATGGGCGCGGTCTACACCCGCACCACGCACGGCGCCCCGCTGCGCCCGGCCGACGCCGACCCGGCGGAGCTGATCGAGCGCTGCTTCCGCCCGTACGCGGAGGCGATGACCGCCGCCGTGGCCGACCGGCTGGCCGTCACCGGGCGGGCCGTGGTGATCGACGTCCACTCGTATCCGACGGCCCGGCTGCCGTACGAACTGCACGGCGGGGGACCGCGTCCACCGGTCTGCCTGGGCACCGACGCCTTCCACACACCCGCCGGGCTGGTGGAGCGGGCGAGGAAGGCGTTCGAGGGCGTCGGGACCGTGGGGATCGACAGCCCGTTCTCCGGCGCCTACGTGCCGCTGCGCTTCCACGGCAAGGATCCACGGGTCACCTCCCTCATGGTGGAGATCCGGCGGGACACGTACATGAGCGAGCCCGGCGGCCCGGCCGGCCCGGGGCTCGGGCGTCTCGCCGCCGCGCTCGGGGCCCTGGTCGACGCCGTATCGAGGTAG
- a CDS encoding Crp/Fnr family transcriptional regulator: MPTALRLLPALSAEHRERLMTVAQEVSFPADGKIFEAGGTADRFWVIRSGTVSLYQQVVGERRISVATLGPGDLLGWSWLFPPHHWDFGAEAFSPVRAYEFDAGEVLGLCAKDPALELSLTRTIAAILAHRLETTRAALIEHYARHGGGGLR; encoded by the coding sequence ATGCCCACTGCTCTGCGGCTGCTGCCCGCCCTCTCCGCCGAACACCGCGAACGGCTGATGACCGTGGCCCAGGAGGTCTCCTTCCCCGCGGACGGAAAGATCTTCGAGGCGGGGGGAACCGCGGACCGTTTCTGGGTGATCCGCTCGGGAACCGTCTCCCTGTACCAGCAGGTTGTCGGGGAGCGGCGCATCTCCGTGGCCACGCTGGGACCGGGCGATCTGCTCGGCTGGTCCTGGCTCTTCCCACCCCACCACTGGGACTTCGGTGCCGAGGCGTTCAGTCCGGTACGCGCCTACGAGTTCGACGCCGGGGAGGTGCTCGGACTCTGCGCGAAGGATCCGGCGCTGGAGCTGTCGCTGACCCGGACGATCGCGGCGATCCTCGCCCACCGGCTCGAAACGACGCGGGCGGCCCTGATCGAGCACTACGCGCGCCATGGAGGCGGCGGCCTGCGCTGA